The following proteins are co-located in the Camelina sativa cultivar DH55 chromosome 12, Cs, whole genome shotgun sequence genome:
- the LOC104732817 gene encoding WAT1-related protein At5g40210 isoform X3, giving the protein MAPGRLGNRDGWILTAMVATEFSNVGVNTLVKAATSKGLSPFVVLVYSYTFGSLLLLPLTFLSFRTRSLPPLTFSILCNMGILGLIALQWDQIQLTDFIFGHEQCQSCFYLHPRRYFPAHTMSRYPSAVVVTLVHNVFVAVVCAFVSLLAEKDDPKAWIIRFDITLISVVATGTLNSGYYVIHSWAVSHKGPVYLSMFKPVSILIAAASTFIFLGESLYLGSVIGGIFISIGFYMVLWGKTKDDKVDILGIIESSSPSHKAPLLVY; this is encoded by the exons ATGGCTCCGGGAAGGTTAGGAAACAGAGATGGCTGGATCTTGACGGCAATGGTTGCGACGGAGTTCTCTAACGTCGGAGTAAACACTCTTGTCAAAGCAGCAACTTCCAAAGGACTTAGCCCATTTGTGGTTCTTGTCTATTCTTACACTTTTGGatctcttcttctacttcctctTACCTTCCTCTCCTTCAG AACAAGATCTCTCCCTCCATTGACGTTTTCGATCCTATGCAACATGGGGATTCTTGGTCTGATTGC GCTACAATGGGATCAAATACAGCTCACCGACTTTATCTTCGGCCATGAGCAATGTCAATCCTGCTTTTACCTTCATCCTCGCCGTTATTTTCCG GCTCACACAATGAGCCGGTACCCATCTGCGGTCGTTGTGACGCTCGTGCACAATGTTTTCGTCGCTGTTGTGTGTGCATTCGTTAGTCTTTTGGCTGAGAAGGACGACCCAAAGGCATGGATCATAAGATTTGACATAACTTTGATTAGCGTTGTAGCAACG GGGACCTTGAATTCGGGATACTATGTTATACATTCGTGGGCTGTGAGTCATAAGGGACCTGTGTATTTGTCAATGTTCAAACCGGTATCTATACTGATCGCAGCCGCATCAACTTTCATTTTCCTCGGCGAGTCGCTCTACCTTGGAAG TGTGATAGGAGGAATATTTATCTCAATAGGATTTTATATGGTGTTGTGGGGTAAAACCAAGGATGACAAAGTGGACATTTTAGGAATCATAGAGTCGTCGTCTCCTTCACATAAAGCTCCTCTCTTGGTTTATTAA
- the LOC104732817 gene encoding WAT1-related protein At5g40210 isoform X2 yields MAPGRLGNRDGWILTAMVATEFSNVGVNTLVKAATSKGLSPFVVLVYSYTFGSLLLLPLTFLSFRTRSLPPLTFSILCNMGILGLIASAFQIAGYNGIKYSSPTLSSAMSNVNPAFTFILAVIFRMEKISLKKKSSIAKVLGTIVSIIGALVVTLYHGPKLMSSHSDWVIGGGLLALQYILVSVSYLVMAHTMSRYPSAVVVTLVHNVFVAVVCAFVSLLAEKDDPKAWIIRFDITLISVVATGTLNSGYYVIHSWAVSHKGPVYLSMFKPVSILIAAASTFIFLGESLYLGR; encoded by the exons ATGGCTCCGGGAAGGTTAGGAAACAGAGATGGCTGGATCTTGACGGCAATGGTTGCGACGGAGTTCTCTAACGTCGGAGTAAACACTCTTGTCAAAGCAGCAACTTCCAAAGGACTTAGCCCATTTGTGGTTCTTGTCTATTCTTACACTTTTGGatctcttcttctacttcctctTACCTTCCTCTCCTTCAG AACAAGATCTCTCCCTCCATTGACGTTTTCGATCCTATGCAACATGGGGATTCTTGGTCTGATTGC AAGTGCATTTCAAATCGCAGGCTACAATGGGATCAAATACAGCTCACCGACTTTATCTTCGGCCATGAGCAATGTCAATCCTGCTTTTACCTTCATCCTCGCCGTTATTTTCCG aatGGAGAAAATATCTCTTAAGAAAAAGAGTAGTATAGCCAAAGTGTTGGGGACAATAGTGTCTATAATAGGTGCACTTGTTGTTACTCTTTACCACGGTCCAAAGTTAATGTCTTCACATTCCGATTGGGTCATCGGCGGTGGCCTTCTTGCTCTTCAATACATCCTTGTCTCCGTCTCTTACCTTGTTATG GCTCACACAATGAGCCGGTACCCATCTGCGGTCGTTGTGACGCTCGTGCACAATGTTTTCGTCGCTGTTGTGTGTGCATTCGTTAGTCTTTTGGCTGAGAAGGACGACCCAAAGGCATGGATCATAAGATTTGACATAACTTTGATTAGCGTTGTAGCAACG GGGACCTTGAATTCGGGATACTATGTTATACATTCGTGGGCTGTGAGTCATAAGGGACCTGTGTATTTGTCAATGTTCAAACCGGTATCTATACTGATCGCAGCCGCATCAACTTTCATTTTCCTCGGCGAGTCGCTCTACCTTGGAAG
- the LOC104732817 gene encoding WAT1-related protein At5g40210 isoform X1, protein MAPGRLGNRDGWILTAMVATEFSNVGVNTLVKAATSKGLSPFVVLVYSYTFGSLLLLPLTFLSFRTRSLPPLTFSILCNMGILGLIASAFQIAGYNGIKYSSPTLSSAMSNVNPAFTFILAVIFRMEKISLKKKSSIAKVLGTIVSIIGALVVTLYHGPKLMSSHSDWVIGGGLLALQYILVSVSYLVMAHTMSRYPSAVVVTLVHNVFVAVVCAFVSLLAEKDDPKAWIIRFDITLISVVATGTLNSGYYVIHSWAVSHKGPVYLSMFKPVSILIAAASTFIFLGESLYLGSVIGGIFISIGFYMVLWGKTKDDKVDILGIIESSSPSHKAPLLVY, encoded by the exons ATGGCTCCGGGAAGGTTAGGAAACAGAGATGGCTGGATCTTGACGGCAATGGTTGCGACGGAGTTCTCTAACGTCGGAGTAAACACTCTTGTCAAAGCAGCAACTTCCAAAGGACTTAGCCCATTTGTGGTTCTTGTCTATTCTTACACTTTTGGatctcttcttctacttcctctTACCTTCCTCTCCTTCAG AACAAGATCTCTCCCTCCATTGACGTTTTCGATCCTATGCAACATGGGGATTCTTGGTCTGATTGC AAGTGCATTTCAAATCGCAGGCTACAATGGGATCAAATACAGCTCACCGACTTTATCTTCGGCCATGAGCAATGTCAATCCTGCTTTTACCTTCATCCTCGCCGTTATTTTCCG aatGGAGAAAATATCTCTTAAGAAAAAGAGTAGTATAGCCAAAGTGTTGGGGACAATAGTGTCTATAATAGGTGCACTTGTTGTTACTCTTTACCACGGTCCAAAGTTAATGTCTTCACATTCCGATTGGGTCATCGGCGGTGGCCTTCTTGCTCTTCAATACATCCTTGTCTCCGTCTCTTACCTTGTTATG GCTCACACAATGAGCCGGTACCCATCTGCGGTCGTTGTGACGCTCGTGCACAATGTTTTCGTCGCTGTTGTGTGTGCATTCGTTAGTCTTTTGGCTGAGAAGGACGACCCAAAGGCATGGATCATAAGATTTGACATAACTTTGATTAGCGTTGTAGCAACG GGGACCTTGAATTCGGGATACTATGTTATACATTCGTGGGCTGTGAGTCATAAGGGACCTGTGTATTTGTCAATGTTCAAACCGGTATCTATACTGATCGCAGCCGCATCAACTTTCATTTTCCTCGGCGAGTCGCTCTACCTTGGAAG TGTGATAGGAGGAATATTTATCTCAATAGGATTTTATATGGTGTTGTGGGGTAAAACCAAGGATGACAAAGTGGACATTTTAGGAATCATAGAGTCGTCGTCTCCTTCACATAAAGCTCCTCTCTTGGTTTATTAA